TTAAAATTACTTTACTATGTGAAAAATCATTTCTCAAATAAATATCAACTCCGACGGCTAGCAATTCTTCAAAACTAGAGAACATACTATATTTAGCCATCAATGAGTCTGATTCTTTAGGAATGAGTAAACTTACCTTAATACCGCTTAGGGCTGCTATTTTTACGGCTTGTAAAACAGTAGTGCCCGGTATAAAATAGGGGTTGGCGATAAAGATAGATGTTGTAGCGCTGTTCATCATGGCAATGTACTGTTGCATTACAGCAGGTTGTTTAGAATCGGGCCCACTGGTCACAATTTGTAAACTTGTATCGCCCCTAGCTGTATTTTTAGGCAAGTATTTTTCATTTATTAAAAGATCTTCGTCGCTAGCGAAATGATAATCTTTAATAAAAACTCTATGAATACTATCAACTGCAGGCCCTTCAACTTGTAAATGCATATCTTTCCATATGCCAAGTCCAGTTGTTTCTATATACTTGTCAGATACATTTACACCACCGATAAACCCAATTAAACCATCAACGATGAGAATTTTTCTATGGTTTCGGTAGTTTAGGGTAAACAGTAAATTACCAAAACGCAAAGGCATTATTGGAAATGCTTTGACACCAATTTTTTTAAACCTTTTGATGATTTTATCCTTAAACGAAAAACTTCCAACCGAGTCGTATATCAATCGAACTTCAACACCTTCTTTAATTTTTTCTTCTAAAATTTCGTATAAATGATTGCTAATTTCCCCTTTTTCAAAGATGTAATATTGTAAATGAATAAAGTTTTCGGCCTTTTTAAGGGCATCAAAAATAGCATCAAAAGTTTCTTTCCCATCATTAAAAAGAGCCACTTTATTATTGGCGTAAACAGAAAAAAAACAATTTTCTTTATTTAAGTTTGATAGTTTGGAATATTTGGGATTGGCAATCTCAGAAGCTTCTTCTGAGCTTTCTAATTGACTGTAGTTTTCATTATATAATTTTCTCTTTTCTGTTTGCCGGAGTCTAAAAAACTTAAATTTTCTTCGGTTTACCCCAAATAAGTAATATAAAAGTGGTCCTCCGAAAGGAATCACAATAACCGTTAAAAGCCAACTTAACGATTTTGTAGCCCTTGAACCATGTAATATGATGCTGCCAATAGCCCAAAGTGTCACTAAACAATAAAGTATAAAAATAACTTTAGGCATAAATTTTACAATTAAAAATGAACACACAATAGTACTCATTTAATCGTAAAAATTTTAAAAACAGTGGTATACAGTTAATTAAAAAACGGATTGGGTTGTGGTTTTAATCTTTATTAATAGAAGTTTACTAATATTATTTTAGTGCTTAAAAATGAGAAAATCACATAAAAAAGGAATACAAATTATAGGAGCTGTTTTGACACTTTTGCTTGCTGTATATGCAGCATTACATTTTATGGTTAAAGTTAAAATTGAAGAAATGCTTAAAGGGGAAGTGGCCAAGAGCTTTGAAGTTCAATATAAAGATTTTGGGATGAATCTTATTTTAGGAAATGTGAGTTTGAGTGCCTTACAAGTAAAGTCAAAAGATACCAGTTTATGGATAAATCCTTTAAAGATAAACAGACTTGAAATTAAAGGCATAAATTTTTTTGAACTATACCAATCTGGAAATTTTAAAATAAATTCTGTTTTGTTCGACGCTGTTAAAGGTGATTTTGCAAAACAAGATTCAGTAAGTATTTTACAGTCAAGTACAAAAGACTTTAAAAAAGTAATTTCTATTAAAAATTTGATTTTAAAAAATAGCTATCTTACTCAAGTTGATCCTAAAAATGACAGCGTTCTAGTGAAGTTTGAAAACCTAAATGTACAACTTGAAGATTTTAAATTAGATTCAACTTCCTTAGCTTCAAAAGTACCCATCGCGTATAAAGCGTACCATCTAAATTCGGGACCTATTTATGTAAATCTTAGTCCGTTTGAAAAACTAGAAATAGACAGTTTATACACTGACCAAAATCTTGTTATTCAAGGTTTTCATTTGGTCTCAAAATATGATAAAGTAGCTTTACAAAGCAAATTAACCAAGGAACGTGATTTTATTGACCTTCAAATCCCAGTCGTCGAAATTGATGATTTTCAATGTAAGGGCTATAAAGATTCAAGTCTTTTGAGTATAAGGGCTATAGAGTTAAATGAATTATACCTAGAAATGTATCGTAATAAGTTGTTGCCTGATGATTATGAACTCAAGGAACTATTGTATAAAAAAATTGAAAACTTACCGTTCAAAATAGACATTCGCAAAGTTGATATTAAAAAGGGTGAAATAGCATATACAGAACTCGTGAACGAGCTTAGTAAAGCTGGAAAGATTTACTTTACAGCTTTGAATTCGACAATAGAAAATATATCGAACTTAAATGGGGACCCCATTATTTTTAAAAATACAGCAAATTTAATGGGTGTTTCTCCCATCACCCTTGACTGGACTTTTCGTGAAAATTCGAACAAAAATTTGATGCTCGTCAAAGGTACTGTTATGAATTTTAATACTAAGGCTATAAATTCTTTTATGATGTCTAATCTAAGAGCAAAGTCTAGCGGTACAATCCAAGAACTCTATTTTACATTTAGCGGAAATGGCTACTCCTCCACTGGAGATATGAAAATGAAATATGATGATTTTAAATTTCAGGTGTTAAAAAAAGATCGCTCTGGAGTTAATAAAGTATTAACTTTTATAGGCAATATATTCACGAATGATGGCTCAAACACCAACGATAGCGGATATCGTTTTGGCACTATTGAAACGGAACGTGATAATACCAAATCGTTCTTTAATTATATTTGGAAAAATGTAAGTGATGGGTTGGTTTCAACGCTTACTGGAAATGGAGAAAAGGAGTAGTAATCGCATTAATAAAAAAATGTATCGCGCCACATGGTTTTAATTTGTAGCCTTATTTTTAGTTAAAATTAAGTTATGGACGATATGGGAGTAATTTCAACAGATAAAAATAAATTAAGTTTATACTACAATTCTGAAGGTAGTATAGGGAAGCAATGTTATGCCTACGTACAATCTTCAGATAAAAAAGTTCTCGGAATTGACATAACAAAAACAACAGTAACACCGACACAATGGACGGAGTTGGCCGATGGTTTAAATATTAAAGTAAAAGATTTGTTAGACACTAGTCATCCAGATTTTAAACAAAAATACGGAGAAGACACTATTGCCATGGAGCCGAATGATTGGCTAAAAATATTAGAAAAAAACCCGCAATTGGTACAATTTCCTGTTTTAATTTTTGGAGAGAAATACTATCAATTAAAATCAGGCGCTGAATTCAAGAAATATTTAGAAGCGGATAGCGCTAATATTTATAAAAAGTAGCCTTTTACTTTATGTATTGTTTATGCTACAAAGAAATATTTTAACAGAAGGGTAAGTAAAAATTATCCATTTTCAGTAAAACCTGGATAACAGGTCATACCACCATCCACGAAAATAGTGGTGCCGTTGATGTATTCCGCTTCATCGGAAGCTAACCAAGCCGCAACGCTACCCATATCCTCTGGAATCCCCATTCGATCATAAGGCACAAGCTTTAAAATATTCTCCAAACCCTCTTTGGTATTCCACACCTCTTTATTAATGGCTGTTTTTGTTGCACCTGGTGCAATACTATTGCAACGAACTTTTTTAGGAGCATATCCTTGACAGATGCTTTCCATAAGCATTTTTAAGGCTCCTTTAGAAGCCGCATAATTAGCATGTCCAGCCCAAGGAATTATTTCATGAACAGAGCTTACATGTATTATTTTGCCTAAAGATTTTGATACATCCGGACGCATGCCTCGTCTTAAAAATTCATTAATGGCCGCTTTAGCACATAAAAATTGTCCCGTTAAATTTACATCTATAACTTGCTGCCATGCCTTCAAGGGCATTTTGTGCAGCGGATAGTCTTTTTGTAAACCAGCATTGGGTATGCAAATGTCAACAGTGCCAAATTCAGAAATCGTTTTCTTGAATAAAGTATCTACCTCATTCTCTTTACTAACATCACACTTAATAATAATAGCTTTTCCGCTGTTTTTACTATTTGAAATAGCGTGAGCAACTTCCTCTGCGCCTTCCTTATTCGTATGGTAATTTACAACGACGTTTGCACCTTCTGCGGCAACCGCTTTCGCAATCGCTGCTCCAATACCCGAGCTTGAACCTGTTACAACACAGGTTTGATTTTCTAGTCTTTTATTTGGTTTTTGCATAATTTGTTTAGGGTAAGTTTAAGGCTTAACATTCTCTTTTTCTTTTTTTTGGCTTTGTGAAATAGGTGTGGCTCATACCTATACAATATTGAGAAAGTTAGCTGATAAGGTATGATTATTCAGAGGTAAACAGCTATTGAAATCAATATATGAAAAAAGAACTGTTACATACCGCGATACACCTAACTCGCCGTATGTAACAGGAAATAAGTCTGATAAAGTATTACGCAGTAACTGCTAAATTCTGCTGATGATCTTGGTAGTATTTTGGGCTACAATCGTACTTTTCTTTAAATATTTTAGAAAAATAACTTCTGCTTGTTAAGCCAACTGTATACACAATTTCGGAGATGTTCAAATCGGTTGTTTTGATTAGATTTTCTGCGGTCTCGATACGAACGTTTCTAATAAAATCGGTCACTGTTCTATCATGTAATAATTTAAATCCTTCCTGCAATTTTGATGGCGACAAGCCCGATTTTTTACTTAAATATTTTAGGCTATATTGAATTTCTGGATAGTTCTGGATGAAGCTTGATACTTCTTTAATATCCTCCATTTCACTTCTGGTTAAGGTACCAAAGTTATTTTTAGTGCTCTTTAAATCTTCTTTATGTTGTTGAATTTCCATGGCTAAAATTACATGTACATTTCCATGGATCAATAAATTACGGACAACACCCTTCTGAGTTATCGCATCAATTTGTTGTAATTTTTCAGCAATCTTTAAGTTGTAAGAACCTACATAAGAAAAAATTTCTTCGCCATTTTTGGGCATAAAGGTTTTTACTAATTGCGTTTTTAATAAGTCGATGCTTTCATCTTCACTATTCACTGTAGCATCTACTTTTATATTTGAAAACTTAACTGTGTGGTCTTTTCTGAAAAACAATAAGGTATCTCTATTAGGATCACTAGAAAATATACTGGTCTGAAATTGATTTAAAAACTTTTTAGAAGTTTTTTCGCTAAAACCATAGGCTAATTGTCCTTTCGAGCAAAACATAAAGTTGATGGGGTTTGAATTCGCCGTATGGCTTTTTAGAATAGTATCTTGTTTAAAGGTTATGTCGTACTTAACAAATGAAATATCATTTTTAAATGATAATCCAGATATTTTCCCAGTAGCGATGGTATTGTCTAATTCTAAAGTATACTCTTGATGATTTTTATTTAGCTTGCCACCAAGTTCACTTTGTAATTCATTAAATAGTTGCGAAATAGAATCTGTTTTTATGTATAGCGTTTTCATAGTGTTTTGTTTTAGGGTTATTAATTGTTTCAATCGAACACTACAAAGTTCGTAAAAAGCTTAGCTTGCTATGTTACACAATTATTGGCTTATGTTACATAATTATGGGAAAACACTGTTTTTTAAGTGATATAGACCTTATTAGATGCATTAGCGCTAAGATAATATGTGTGATAGTTGTATCTGAGAACTATTTTTTAAAATGCATTTGAAGGCATAACTACATTTGAAAAAAATCACATCTAAAGAAAACGAAAGGGTTTTGAACCTGTTTAAAGAGATCTTATACTACTTTGTAGACAAGAAATTATTGACATTTTTGAATTCATCAAATGGCAAAGCAAAAGATAAAGGATCCTTTAAAAACCTATTGAGCCGGTAGATAAAAACAGAAGGCAGCACCTTTTCCGAGTTCACTTTCAGCAATAATATGGCCTTTGTGATTTTGAACAATTTTTTTACATATCGCTAAGCCAATACCTGTTCCGGAATATTCATTTTTTTGATGCAGTCGTTGAAATAGTTCAAATATTTTCTCGGAGTGTTCCTGATCAAAGCCAATACCGTTATCTAATACCGAAATGCGGTAATACCATTTTGATTTTTTTATAAAATCATCAGTAATTTCGTTTCTATTTAACTTTTTACAGGCAATTATAATCTTTGGATCTTCTATGCCTTTGTATTTTATGGCGTTCGAAATTAGGTTGTTAAAAAGTTGCTCCATCTGAAAAGGAATTGCACTTACTGTAGGTAATTCGTCAACGGTAATAGATACCTCAGATTCTTTTATTCGATCCTCAAGGTCTTCTTGCACTTTATCTAAAATATCGTGAAGGTCAACTTCAGCGAAATCGTTTTTTGATGTATTAATGCGAGAATAGGATAATAAATATTTAATTAATAATCGCATGCGCTCAGATGAGCTGTTGATTTTCTCAAAAAAATCTTTGCTTTTGTCCGACATTTTATCCAAATCATTGTCGGCTATTCTTGAAACAAACATTTGAATTTTACGAATAGGCTCTTGTAAATCATGACTTGCAACTCTATTAAATGACTCTAATTCAGCATTGGATCGTACTAATTCTTGATTTTTTTCTCTTAATTTTTGAGCTCCTTTGATCTGGCTCGTCACATCTTGAATTACACCTACTAAAGTAGAACCTTGAAAATTACCTGTTGTTTTAAAATGTTTAATTTTATTGTTTTTTGAGATTATTCGGTATGAAAAATTGACATCGTTTTTTTGTTCAAAGGCTTTTTTTAATTCAGATTCGTAATTGGCAAGATCGTCAGGGTGAATAAGTTTTTTAAATGTGCTGTGTTCTGCATTAAATTCATTAGCGTCGTAACCAAGCAAATCGAATAAATTTTCAGAAATAGTTGATGGTTCAAAATCGTTTTCTTCATAATTCCATCTAAAACTGGCAATTTTAGCAATGCGTTTGGCTTCTTTTAAGATTGAATTTTGAATATTTAATTGCTCGTTAGCAATAAGTATTTTTTGTTCATTATCTTTTTGTTTGGTGATATTACGAGATGTAACACAAATACCGTCACCTGTTTTAATAACGTAAGTATCAAACCAAAATATGTTTTCATTGAAATTGTAACTTCTTTCGTAAGATTTAACTTGGTTACTTTGAATCGCCTCTACAAAAATTTCAAAAACACCGTTTTTCATTAAAAACGGGTATACTTCTGAAATATTTTTATTCAAAATTTCAACCGGTAAATCACCGGTAGCATTTTTTACTTCTTCATTAGTATAAAGAATGGTAAAATCAATAATTTGGTTTGAAGCATCTCGTACAGGTCTAAAATAACTAACCACATTGTTTGTGCTTTTTATAACACTCTGCAGAAATTCTTCGGTATCTTTTAATTCTTCATATTGCTCCCTTAGTTTTTCATTTAAATCATTTAAGCGCGCTACAGATTCTTTTTCAAAACTAGTGTTTTTTGCCACGACTAAGAGTCCTTCAGCCATTGGTCTGATGTTTGATTCTAACCAAATTACTTCACCATTTAATTGTACTTGGCGATTTAAATTAAAAAACTTCTGTTCTGTAAAAGCGCTTATTAATTTTTCATATTCTCCGTGTAGTTTAACAAATGGCATCACTTCACTTAAAAGCTTACCTTTCATTTTTTCAGGATCTAAGTTCAAATCTATTTTATTTCTTTCGTTGGCGTATTTTACTCTAAAATCCACAACTCGATTCTCATCGTCATAAACAGGATCGTAATAATTTATAATATTTTCAGTATGAGCTAATACATTCGCTAAAAATGCTTCCGCCTTAGTTCTATTTTTGCGTTCTCTATTTATTTTTAAAAATGAAATAATAAAGACGAGCAGCGCGAAAAGACCTAATAAAAGAATCATCACAGGAGTTAAAAAAGCCTGTGACTCGTATTCCTTTTTTCGCTCTTGAAGCTGTGCGTCCTCTGTGCTGAGCATAAACTTTTTTCGTTGATTAAGTTCAGCCATGATATGTGCAACATCATCAATTTTTGAAATCAGATTTTTAGAAAGTCTGATGGTATTTCTTTGCGAATTAGGTATTAGTCCTAGGGCATTTGTTAAACTCTTCTGAAGCTCCTGAACACGTTCAAGATGATTTATTTGTACAGGACTATCGGAAACCAGCTTTTTTAAGGTTGCAAATGAATTTTCAGCATCTATAGTTAGTTTTTGAAAACTTGCATTGTAAGTTAGCGTGTCTTTTTGAAGTAAGTTTTTTAATTGGGCAGACTCCATTTCCGAATAGATAGCAAAAAGCTTGTTAATTTCTTTCTCAACCACTAAGGTGTGAGAAACAGCATCAGAAGCAGCTTTTAAAGCCGCTGTTTTAGTGTAACTTACACTTCCAAGAATAACCAGCATGCTTATGGCTGATATAATTAAAACAACATATAGTTGGGTAGAAGAAATAAATTTTTTAAAATTCATTGATACTGATTTGAGGGATTTTATTAAATTCTCAATAAAAAATTATCTCGGTTAAGCGTTGAGGTTTGGTATTGCCAATTAAGTTGTAAAACTTTTTCTATCACTGATTTTAAGTCACAGAACTTATTGGGTTTGTTAATATACACGTTGGCCCCATTGATAAAAGTTTCTTCAATATCTTTTTCCGAAGAAGAAGTAGAATAAATAGCTACAGAAACCCCATTTAGTTGGGGATTTTCTCTAATTTCTTTTAAACATTGCATTCCGTTTTTTACGGGCATATTTAGATCTAAAAAAATAATTTCTGGAAGAATAACATTGGGCAACCTCAAATAGTCCATTAATTCTTTTCCATTAATGAACAAGGATAATTTGGTCTTTATTTTAAGTTCATCTATAGCATCTTTAAATACTAATCTATCATCTTCATCGTCGTCTGCAAGGGCTACGTTTAAGGTGTTTAATGCCATATGTTGTTCCATATTATGGGGTCATCTTTCTCTCTTTTCTTTTTTTTATAATTTTTTGAAAAGTAGATGGAGTTAAGCCTGTTGTTTTTTTAAATTGCGCTGATAAGTGCGCCACACTACTATAGTTTAATTTAAATGCAATTTCAGTTAAAGTTAAACGATTTTCTACGATGTGGCTTTTTGCAATATCAATTTTCTTTAAAATAACAAAATTTTCTATAGAAGTGTACGTTGTTTCTGAGAAAATATTAGATATATAGGGATATGAATAATCAAGTTTTTCTGACAAATAAGTAGAAACGTTATATTTTTTGTAATTATTCTCATCATTAATTAACACGGTGATGGCATCCTTTATGCGCTGTACTAAGGCTATTTGCTGATCGCTAATAATTTCAATCCCATAGGTAGTGAACGCTTCTTCAATTGTTTTTAAGGTAACGTCTTTAGGCATTTTCTCTATTTCTACCTCTCCTAAACCTTGTATGGTATACTTTATTCCTATGGCATCTAATTGCTGACACAAGACTTTTTTTGATAAAATATTAAAGTCGAACTTTAAATTAATTCTCATAAGAAAAGATATACAAATAATATTATAAAATTAGTAGCACTACTAAGACTACAAATATGGTAAATTTTGTATTAGCGATAGTTGGGATACCTAATTTTTATTAAAATCTCCCTTGCACCATAAGACGTCTAGCATCTCATTTCGACTTAGAATTTTCTTTAGGAATAGCAGCGAAAAATTCTGCCAGTTCGGTATCGCTCGAAGGACTATAATTTGCTAAAACAGTTCCTTTACTTTTGTCTTTAGTATGTATAATGTAGAGGATAGACATATCGGCGGGGTTACTCATACCCTCAAACCTAAATTCTTCTTCAATATACACTTCTTTAGGAGTATACTTTTTTTTTGTTTCTAAATCAATTAAAAGCGCGTCAATTACTCTATAATTGGCGGTATAACCTAAGTTTTGGTATTTTTCGATATAAGCTTTTTCGCTTTTTGCATTTTCCATGATTTTGCAAGTTTTTAAATTAAAATGTTGTACAATTTTTAGGAGAGCTTAGGTTCTTTTGCACCTAAGCAATGACTATCTGATCCGGCGGAATATGGTTGTTTTCACTTAAAAATGAGGCTTATTCTCTAGGTGCAGATAAACGCGTTGTGCTAGTATTTGGCTTCGCTTTTAAAAGTGAGCATTCCAATAATTTAGATTGAAAAAAGGGACGAAAACCTTTTAAAATAGATTTTGTCCCTAATTTTTAAACTTTTAAAAGTTCAAATTTTAATTTTCATCAGTGTTATCGTCAATCTCATCTTCGATTTCTTCAACACCTTCTTCAATTCCGTCTCCTACATCTTCAATGCCTTCCTCGATTTTTTCTCCTGCAGTTTTTTCTTCCCTGCAACTAGTGAACGTCGAAAGGGTAATGGTAAAGAATAGAAGTAATAGGGTAAATACGAATGATTTTTTCATTTTTGTTTATTTTAGGGTTAGGTACTCTTTTACTTACTAAATATTGTCGTTATATTTTTTTTCTGCCAGTTATAAGCGATATTACCAAGAGCACTAAAAAAATAAAGAATAATATTTTTGCAATACTGGCTGCCCCTTCGGCGATGCCTCCAAAGCCAAATACGGCGGCGATAATTGCTAAAATTACAAAAGTAACGGTCCAACGTAACATAGTTTTTGTTTTAAGGTTCATAAAATTAGCGCTATGCTAACTCTGTTTAACAAAGTTGTCTTTTATTTTTATT
The sequence above is drawn from the Cellulophaga sp. Hel_I_12 genome and encodes:
- the cls gene encoding cardiolipin synthase, translating into MSTIVCSFLIVKFMPKVIFILYCLVTLWAIGSIILHGSRATKSLSWLLTVIVIPFGGPLLYYLFGVNRRKFKFFRLRQTEKRKLYNENYSQLESSEEASEIANPKYSKLSNLNKENCFFSVYANNKVALFNDGKETFDAIFDALKKAENFIHLQYYIFEKGEISNHLYEILEEKIKEGVEVRLIYDSVGSFSFKDKIIKRFKKIGVKAFPIMPLRFGNLLFTLNYRNHRKILIVDGLIGFIGGVNVSDKYIETTGLGIWKDMHLQVEGPAVDSIHRVFIKDYHFASDEDLLINEKYLPKNTARGDTSLQIVTSGPDSKQPAVMQQYIAMMNSATTSIFIANPYFIPGTTVLQAVKIAALSGIKVSLLIPKESDSLMAKYSMFSSFEELLAVGVDIYLRNDFSHSKVILIDEELASIGSGNFDHRSFEHNFEANALIYDKEVVEKVCKEFKSYFEKNETLDYKTFKNRSILQKFLEGMAKFLSPLL
- a CDS encoding arsenate reductase family protein translates to MDDMGVISTDKNKLSLYYNSEGSIGKQCYAYVQSSDKKVLGIDITKTTVTPTQWTELADGLNIKVKDLLDTSHPDFKQKYGEDTIAMEPNDWLKILEKNPQLVQFPVLIFGEKYYQLKSGAEFKKYLEADSANIYKK
- a CDS encoding glucose 1-dehydrogenase, with protein sequence MQKPNKRLENQTCVVTGSSSGIGAAIAKAVAAEGANVVVNYHTNKEGAEEVAHAISNSKNSGKAIIIKCDVSKENEVDTLFKKTISEFGTVDICIPNAGLQKDYPLHKMPLKAWQQVIDVNLTGQFLCAKAAINEFLRRGMRPDVSKSLGKIIHVSSVHEIIPWAGHANYAASKGALKMLMESICQGYAPKKVRCNSIAPGATKTAINKEVWNTKEGLENILKLVPYDRMGIPEDMGSVAAWLASDEAEYINGTTIFVDGGMTCYPGFTENG
- a CDS encoding AraC family transcriptional regulator — its product is MKTLYIKTDSISQLFNELQSELGGKLNKNHQEYTLELDNTIATGKISGLSFKNDISFVKYDITFKQDTILKSHTANSNPINFMFCSKGQLAYGFSEKTSKKFLNQFQTSIFSSDPNRDTLLFFRKDHTVKFSNIKVDATVNSEDESIDLLKTQLVKTFMPKNGEEIFSYVGSYNLKIAEKLQQIDAITQKGVVRNLLIHGNVHVILAMEIQQHKEDLKSTKNNFGTLTRSEMEDIKEVSSFIQNYPEIQYSLKYLSKKSGLSPSKLQEGFKLLHDRTVTDFIRNVRIETAENLIKTTDLNISEIVYTVGLTSRSYFSKIFKEKYDCSPKYYQDHQQNLAVTA
- a CDS encoding ATP-binding protein → MNFKKFISSTQLYVVLIISAISMLVILGSVSYTKTAALKAASDAVSHTLVVEKEINKLFAIYSEMESAQLKNLLQKDTLTYNASFQKLTIDAENSFATLKKLVSDSPVQINHLERVQELQKSLTNALGLIPNSQRNTIRLSKNLISKIDDVAHIMAELNQRKKFMLSTEDAQLQERKKEYESQAFLTPVMILLLGLFALLVFIISFLKINRERKNRTKAEAFLANVLAHTENIINYYDPVYDDENRVVDFRVKYANERNKIDLNLDPEKMKGKLLSEVMPFVKLHGEYEKLISAFTEQKFFNLNRQVQLNGEVIWLESNIRPMAEGLLVVAKNTSFEKESVARLNDLNEKLREQYEELKDTEEFLQSVIKSTNNVVSYFRPVRDASNQIIDFTILYTNEEVKNATGDLPVEILNKNISEVYPFLMKNGVFEIFVEAIQSNQVKSYERSYNFNENIFWFDTYVIKTGDGICVTSRNITKQKDNEQKILIANEQLNIQNSILKEAKRIAKIASFRWNYEENDFEPSTISENLFDLLGYDANEFNAEHSTFKKLIHPDDLANYESELKKAFEQKNDVNFSYRIISKNNKIKHFKTTGNFQGSTLVGVIQDVTSQIKGAQKLREKNQELVRSNAELESFNRVASHDLQEPIRKIQMFVSRIADNDLDKMSDKSKDFFEKINSSSERMRLLIKYLLSYSRINTSKNDFAEVDLHDILDKVQEDLEDRIKESEVSITVDELPTVSAIPFQMEQLFNNLISNAIKYKGIEDPKIIIACKKLNRNEITDDFIKKSKWYYRISVLDNGIGFDQEHSEKIFELFQRLHQKNEYSGTGIGLAICKKIVQNHKGHIIAESELGKGAAFCFYLPAQ
- a CDS encoding response regulator: MALNTLNVALADDDEDDRLVFKDAIDELKIKTKLSLFINGKELMDYLRLPNVILPEIIFLDLNMPVKNGMQCLKEIRENPQLNGVSVAIYSTSSSEKDIEETFINGANVYINKPNKFCDLKSVIEKVLQLNWQYQTSTLNRDNFLLRI
- a CDS encoding AraC family transcriptional regulator, with the protein product MRINLKFDFNILSKKVLCQQLDAIGIKYTIQGLGEVEIEKMPKDVTLKTIEEAFTTYGIEIISDQQIALVQRIKDAITVLINDENNYKKYNVSTYLSEKLDYSYPYISNIFSETTYTSIENFVILKKIDIAKSHIVENRLTLTEIAFKLNYSSVAHLSAQFKKTTGLTPSTFQKIIKKRKERKMTP
- a CDS encoding DUF1328 domain-containing protein yields the protein MLRWTVTFVILAIIAAVFGFGGIAEGAASIAKILFFIFLVLLVISLITGRKKI